In a single window of the Chondrocystis sp. NIES-4102 genome:
- a CDS encoding ATP-dependent metalloprotease FtsH — translation MKKGSQIQPLKNLKLNNNHKKTTKITSKLVAGWVICQAFLMTTPTLAQPKNNNELSYSQFLEKLADNEVTKVELDETTNRASVTLKGQPEDQAPKQVILFDRNQDLIPKIRAKNVDFSINTSVDRSTTIGVLFNLLIFFVLLSGLIMIIRRSANASGQALSFGRSRAKFQMEAKTGIQFNDVAGIEEAKEELQEVVTFLKEPEKFTSVGAKIPRGVLLVGPPGTGKTLLAKAIAGEAGVPFFSISGSEFVEMFVGVGASRVRDLFKKAKENAPCLIFIDEIDAVGRQRGTGIGGGNDEREQTLNQLLTEMDGFEGNSGIIVIAATNRPDVLDQALMRPGRFDRQVIVDYPDLQGRLGILEVHARGKKIAPEVSLEAIARRTPGFSGADLANLLNEAAILTARRQKLAITMLEVNDAVDRIVAGMERIPLVDSKIKRLTAYHEVGHAVIATVLPNHDPVEKVTIIPRGGAGGLTWFTPDEEMGLQTKSKILAQITTLLGGRAAEDVIFGRDEVTDGASHDIKVLTDKAREMITKYGMSDLGTLALEGQEQPVFLGNDSGSKHEYSEEVAAQIDVRIRNIASTCYEKAKTIISENRVAIDRIVDILIEKETIDGQEFRELLAKFSPVYQKQKLDAFPSLLKQ, via the coding sequence ATGAAAAAAGGTTCTCAAATACAACCATTAAAGAACTTAAAACTGAATAATAACCACAAAAAAACTACAAAAATAACTAGTAAGTTAGTTGCAGGCTGGGTGATTTGTCAGGCATTTCTCATGACAACCCCCACTTTAGCGCAACCAAAAAATAATAATGAGCTTAGTTACAGTCAGTTTCTAGAAAAACTAGCAGATAACGAAGTTACAAAAGTCGAACTAGATGAAACTACAAATAGAGCCAGCGTTACCCTTAAAGGACAACCAGAAGATCAAGCTCCCAAACAAGTAATTCTATTTGATCGTAATCAAGATTTAATTCCCAAAATTAGAGCCAAAAATGTAGATTTTAGTATTAATACTTCTGTAGACCGCTCAACTACTATCGGAGTTTTATTTAACCTATTAATCTTCTTTGTCTTGTTATCGGGACTAATTATGATTATCCGTCGCTCGGCTAATGCTTCTGGACAAGCCTTAAGTTTTGGTCGATCCAGAGCTAAATTTCAGATGGAAGCGAAAACTGGAATTCAATTTAATGATGTAGCAGGAATTGAAGAAGCCAAAGAGGAGCTACAAGAGGTAGTCACCTTTTTAAAAGAGCCAGAAAAGTTTACCTCAGTAGGGGCAAAAATTCCTAGAGGAGTATTACTTGTAGGACCCCCAGGGACAGGTAAAACCTTACTAGCAAAAGCGATCGCGGGAGAAGCAGGAGTACCATTTTTTAGTATTTCGGGTTCGGAATTTGTGGAGATGTTTGTCGGTGTGGGTGCATCTCGCGTCCGTGATTTATTTAAGAAAGCTAAGGAAAATGCTCCTTGTTTAATATTTATTGATGAAATCGATGCGGTAGGTCGTCAAAGAGGTACAGGTATTGGTGGTGGTAATGATGAGCGGGAACAAACTCTCAATCAGTTACTAACTGAAATGGATGGTTTTGAAGGTAATAGTGGGATTATTGTTATTGCTGCAACTAACCGCCCCGACGTGCTAGACCAAGCATTGATGCGTCCTGGTCGTTTCGACCGTCAAGTGATTGTAGATTATCCAGATTTACAAGGAAGACTGGGAATTTTAGAAGTTCATGCTCGCGGTAAAAAAATTGCTCCTGAAGTATCTTTAGAAGCGATCGCTCGTCGGACTCCTGGTTTTAGTGGTGCTGATTTGGCTAATCTTCTTAATGAAGCTGCAATTTTAACGGCTAGAAGGCAGAAGCTGGCAATCACTATGTTAGAAGTTAACGATGCTGTAGATCGCATTGTGGCTGGGATGGAAAGAATTCCTTTGGTGGATAGTAAAATTAAAAGGCTTACCGCCTATCATGAGGTAGGTCATGCAGTCATTGCTACTGTGCTTCCCAACCACGATCCTGTAGAAAAAGTTACCATTATTCCTCGCGGTGGAGCAGGTGGTTTGACTTGGTTTACTCCCGATGAGGAGATGGGGTTGCAAACTAAATCGAAAATTCTAGCTCAGATTACAACTTTACTAGGTGGTAGAGCAGCAGAAGATGTAATTTTTGGCAGGGATGAAGTTACTGATGGTGCTAGCCACGATATTAAGGTGTTAACCGATAAAGCGCGGGAGATGATTACTAAATACGGGATGTCTGATTTAGGTACTCTAGCCCTCGAAGGACAAGAACAACCTGTATTTTTAGGCAATGATTCGGGTAGTAAACATGAATATTCTGAGGAAGTAGCTGCCCAAATTGATGTACGTATTCGTAATATTGCCTCAACTTGCTATGAAAAAGCCAAAACTATTATCAGTGAAAATCGTGTAGCTATCGATCGCATTGTTGATATTTTGATTGAAAAAGAAACAATCGATGGTCAGGAATTCCGCGAGTTGCTAGCTAAGTTTTCTCCTGTTTATCAAAAGCAAAAGTTAGATGCTTTTCCTAGTCTTTTGAAGCAATAA
- a CDS encoding hypothetical protein (similar to hlyA): MAVINGTTGNDTLNGTNQNDIINGLSGDDQIYGFDGDDRIFGGSGFDILNGDAGNNTVFAGGSGDLIIIDNGKDTVFGGAGDDTLQSNQSSATTDIDILYTNSNFGTISDGSRFSQIESLILNTGSGNDNINVPAIERAEIYAGEGNDTIKSGFGDDILRGAGGNDFIDAGGGNDLIDFVEKSYEAGTGIDTVIGGSGDDSLYFERSDVDTNLTVNYSNINNGTVSDGSRFREIENFGFSGGSGNDNILITAASAIIIGGAGLDTIVSGAYNDVVRSETGNDFVDVGGGDDFVENNGGIDTLIGGSGNDALRLVYESATEDLIINYTDINNGTVSDGSRFKGFESIFLNTGSGNDEITIGSNIEILDLYSGAGDDRLTTASGNEYLYGQDGADILNSNGGNDTLSGGAGSDTLTGGDGRDTFRFDNPTDGVDQIVDFNVNDDLIEILDFNFDSELVEGNTISVEQFVIGSSAIDSSDRFIYDDLLGKLFFDVDGNGSTAQVQFATLDSGLALTNANIFVL, encoded by the coding sequence ATGGCTGTGATTAATGGTACGACTGGTAATGATACTCTCAATGGTACTAATCAAAATGATATTATAAACGGGTTATCGGGAGATGACCAAATTTATGGCTTTGACGGAGATGATCGTATTTTCGGTGGGTCTGGGTTTGATATTCTGAATGGGGATGCAGGCAACAATACCGTTTTCGCTGGTGGCAGTGGTGATCTGATTATCATCGATAATGGTAAAGATACGGTTTTTGGTGGTGCTGGTGATGATACTTTACAATCCAATCAATCTTCAGCCACTACTGATATTGATATTCTCTACACTAATAGCAACTTCGGCACTATCTCCGATGGTTCACGTTTTAGCCAAATTGAATCACTTATTTTAAATACTGGCAGTGGTAATGACAATATTAACGTTCCTGCTATTGAGCGTGCCGAGATTTATGCAGGTGAGGGCAATGACACTATCAAGTCGGGATTTGGGGATGACATTCTCAGGGGTGCAGGCGGTAACGATTTTATTGATGCAGGCGGTGGCAATGATCTTATCGATTTTGTTGAAAAAAGTTATGAGGCTGGTACTGGTATCGATACAGTAATTGGTGGAAGTGGCGATGATAGTCTGTATTTTGAACGCTCTGACGTAGATACTAATCTGACTGTAAATTACAGCAATATAAATAATGGTACAGTTTCCGATGGTTCTAGATTTCGTGAGATAGAAAATTTTGGTTTTAGTGGTGGTAGTGGTAACGATAATATTTTGATTACAGCAGCCTCAGCCATAATTATCGGCGGTGCTGGGTTAGATACTATTGTTAGTGGGGCGTATAACGACGTTGTAAGAAGTGAAACAGGTAACGATTTTGTTGATGTAGGGGGTGGTGATGATTTTGTTGAGAATAATGGTGGTATCGATACTTTAATTGGTGGTAGTGGTAATGATGCTCTTCGACTAGTTTATGAGTCGGCTACTGAGGATCTGATAATTAATTACACTGATATCAATAATGGTACAGTTTCTGATGGTTCTAGATTTAAAGGTTTTGAATCTATATTTTTAAATACTGGCAGTGGTAACGACGAAATAACTATAGGATCTAATATTGAAATTCTAGATCTTTATAGTGGTGCTGGTGATGATCGCCTTACTACCGCTTCTGGGAATGAGTATTTATATGGTCAGGATGGTGCAGATATTTTAAATAGCAACGGAGGTAATGATACTCTCTCTGGTGGTGCTGGTAGTGATACTTTAACGGGTGGAGATGGTCGGGATACTTTCCGCTTTGATAATCCCACTGATGGAGTAGATCAAATAGTTGATTTTAATGTTAACGATGATCTAATTGAAATTTTAGATTTTAATTTCGATAGTGAATTGGTTGAGGGTAATACTATCAGCGTGGAGCAATTTGTAATTGGTAGTAGTGCTATTGATAGTAGCGATCGCTTTATCTATGATGATCTTCTAGGTAAGTTATTTTTTGATGTGGATGGTAATGGGTCAACTGCACAGGTACAATTTGCTACTTTAGATAGTGGTTTAGCTTTGACAAACGCCAATATTTTTGTTCTCTAG
- a CDS encoding chloride channel protein — translation MTNIDIEPKVLLPEEPVAFSVSGYLTDRLNRFQLTPETLVFVVALVIGVSSGLVVIFFRYLIELCQAISYEKLLGIISVWGGWTLLLIPALGGLIVGMMKWLFPQVLGQDFYSLISNTREQKIAPWRPALKMVAAAISLGTGASLGPESPSVEIGSNIGMILAQLFQVSKERYRLLLGAGAAAGLAAGFNAPIAGVFFALEVVLGTAFTTPAASLILLSAFNSAAIASSILGIHPALKLPVYQVVSYWEWFFYLGLGLLASLVAFIYTQSIKLAQASFRGEIKALSWLSYLPIWTKPVIGGLILGMIALKLPQVLGVDYGTVEQILTGDKFSLSLLGWLLLVKLFATAISLGSGLVGGVFAPAMFLGACLGASYGNILAMVIPPELAIAPPPAYAIVGMAAVLAASVNAPLTAIALLFELTQSYSIILPLMAAVGVSVWIIGLIQSKRATDGLNLQQMGMNLEKQDERELLGQISVAEMMSDSYLALPNSLSVIEAGKKILRNKCHTALVFDQQQQLVGIVTLTDIKRNLVEVEQQILERSLLQDICTSEVLFAYPEDSISFVLERMGTRGLYLLPVVNPDDPRQVLGIISKDQIYVAEDLIATQVALNSYLSLKAVV, via the coding sequence ATGACCAATATTGATATTGAACCCAAGGTACTTTTACCAGAAGAACCTGTTGCTTTTTCCGTTTCAGGATATCTAACAGACCGACTCAATCGCTTCCAACTTACTCCCGAAACCCTGGTATTTGTAGTTGCATTGGTTATTGGAGTTAGTTCTGGTTTAGTAGTAATTTTTTTTCGTTACCTCATCGAACTCTGTCAAGCTATCAGTTATGAAAAGTTACTGGGCATAATTTCTGTTTGGGGAGGCTGGACTCTTCTATTAATTCCTGCCCTAGGGGGCTTAATTGTAGGGATGATGAAGTGGCTATTTCCTCAAGTATTAGGTCAGGATTTTTACAGTCTAATTAGTAATACGAGAGAGCAAAAAATCGCTCCCTGGCGACCTGCACTAAAAATGGTGGCAGCAGCTATTTCTTTAGGGACTGGGGCTTCCTTGGGGCCAGAAAGTCCGAGTGTAGAAATTGGGTCTAATATTGGTATGATCCTGGCTCAATTATTCCAGGTATCTAAAGAACGATACCGTTTGTTATTAGGTGCAGGGGCAGCAGCAGGATTGGCAGCAGGTTTTAATGCTCCCATTGCGGGGGTTTTTTTTGCCCTAGAAGTGGTATTAGGAACGGCGTTTACTACTCCTGCAGCTAGTTTGATTTTGCTTTCGGCTTTTAATAGTGCTGCGATCGCTTCTTCGATTTTGGGTATTCATCCAGCTTTGAAGTTGCCTGTGTATCAAGTTGTAAGTTACTGGGAATGGTTTTTTTACCTTGGGTTGGGATTGCTAGCTAGTCTTGTGGCTTTTATATACACTCAAAGTATTAAACTTGCTCAAGCTAGTTTTCGGGGTGAAATTAAAGCTTTATCTTGGTTATCCTATCTTCCTATTTGGACTAAACCAGTGATCGGGGGTCTAATTTTAGGCATGATTGCTTTAAAACTGCCTCAAGTTTTGGGTGTAGATTATGGGACGGTGGAACAAATTTTAACTGGTGATAAGTTTTCCCTGTCTTTATTGGGATGGTTATTATTAGTTAAGTTATTTGCAACAGCGATTAGTTTAGGTAGTGGCTTAGTTGGGGGTGTTTTTGCGCCAGCGATGTTTTTAGGGGCTTGTTTGGGTGCAAGTTACGGTAACATTTTGGCTATGGTTATACCTCCAGAATTGGCAATTGCTCCCCCTCCTGCCTATGCTATTGTCGGTATGGCAGCAGTATTAGCAGCTAGTGTTAATGCCCCACTAACGGCGATCGCTCTTTTGTTTGAGTTGACTCAAAGTTATTCGATTATTCTGCCTTTAATGGCTGCTGTGGGGGTTAGTGTTTGGATTATTGGCTTAATTCAATCTAAACGGGCAACGGATGGCTTAAATCTCCAGCAAATGGGGATGAACTTAGAAAAGCAAGATGAACGGGAATTATTAGGACAAATTTCTGTAGCAGAGATGATGTCAGATTCTTATCTAGCCTTACCCAATTCCTTATCTGTAATCGAAGCTGGTAAAAAAATTTTGAGGAATAAATGTCATACAGCTTTAGTATTCGACCAACAACAGCAATTAGTAGGGATTGTGACTTTAACAGATATTAAACGCAATCTTGTAGAAGTAGAACAGCAAATCTTAGAGCGATCGCTATTACAGGATATTTGTACTTCTGAAGTTCTTTTTGCCTATCCTGAAGATTCCATCAGTTTTGTTTTAGAACGTATGGGAACTAGAGGGTTATATTTACTACCTGTAGTTAACCCAGATGATCCTCGTCAAGTTTTAGGCATAATTAGTAAGGATCAAATATACGTTGCGGAAGATTTAATCGCCACTCAAGTAGCCCTAAATTCTTATTTATCTCTTAAAGCAGTTGTATAG
- a CDS encoding heat shock protein DnaJ domain protein: MSEHNPYEQLGVTENSSFEEIQAAKKRLYEQHGNDQAVIERVEIAYDSIIMDRLRLRQEGKIKVPEKIRFPERNVEKSLKIPQVTKKEQNVWLKDFIDTPSRSDILWPTGIFLTLSAIAVFSQNTGSSIVPLLVALGFITNIYFLNRKEGRSGRAFLISFIVLFAGIALGTGLANVLLGQTGVAAFGADQFASAVTFGLFWLVSCFIR, from the coding sequence ATGAGCGAACACAATCCCTATGAACAACTTGGGGTAACAGAAAATTCTTCTTTTGAAGAAATACAAGCTGCTAAAAAACGACTTTATGAACAACATGGTAATGATCAAGCGGTGATCGAACGAGTAGAAATCGCCTATGATTCAATTATTATGGATCGTTTGCGCTTAAGACAAGAAGGTAAAATCAAAGTACCCGAAAAAATTCGCTTTCCTGAGCGTAACGTAGAAAAATCCTTAAAAATTCCGCAAGTTACCAAAAAAGAGCAAAATGTTTGGCTCAAAGATTTTATTGATACTCCCTCGCGCTCAGATATTTTATGGCCGACAGGTATTTTCTTAACTCTTTCTGCTATTGCTGTATTTTCCCAAAACACAGGCTCATCTATTGTGCCTTTATTAGTAGCTTTGGGTTTTATCACTAATATCTATTTTCTCAATCGCAAGGAAGGTCGTTCTGGACGAGCTTTTTTAATTAGCTTTATTGTTTTGTTTGCAGGTATTGCCCTTGGTACAGGACTTGCTAATGTATTATTGGGACAAACTGGCGTAGCTGCCTTTGGTGCGGATCAATTTGCCTCTGCGGTGACTTTTGGTCTTTTTTGGTTGGTTAGTTGTTTTATACGTTAA
- a CDS encoding HAD-superfamily hydrolase, whose product MTSSRVVFCDFDGTITTKDTFVSVLEKFTPLVAHQLLPRIYRREISLKQGVILALGSIPTTDYPNIIEYIAQQPIRPGLKEFLNFLNYLEIPFVVISGGLTGMVKAVLEHQQLMTNITAIYAGDVDLSGKYLQVYSGVESETELVAKAQAMAKYPAQEKIAIGDSVTDINMALAADLVFARDLLIGYLDEENKPYVPWEDFFQVQNYLTDHWKINN is encoded by the coding sequence ATGACATCTTCAAGAGTTGTTTTTTGCGATTTCGATGGCACAATCACAACCAAGGATACTTTCGTGAGTGTGTTGGAAAAGTTTACCCCATTGGTAGCCCATCAACTATTACCAAGAATTTATCGGCGTGAAATAAGTCTAAAACAAGGAGTTATCTTAGCCCTCGGCTCAATTCCTACAACTGATTATCCCAATATCATTGAATATATTGCCCAGCAACCTATACGCCCAGGGTTAAAAGAATTTTTAAATTTTCTTAATTATTTAGAAATTCCTTTCGTGGTTATCTCTGGTGGTTTAACAGGAATGGTTAAAGCGGTATTAGAACATCAACAATTAATGACAAATATTACCGCAATTTATGCAGGGGATGTTGATCTATCTGGAAAGTATTTACAGGTATACTCAGGGGTTGAAAGTGAAACGGAGTTGGTAGCCAAAGCTCAAGCAATGGCAAAATATCCAGCACAAGAAAAAATTGCGATCGGTGACTCGGTAACTGATATTAATATGGCATTAGCTGCCGACTTGGTTTTTGCTCGCGACCTTTTAATAGGTTATTTAGACGAAGAAAATAAACCTTATGTTCCTTGGGAAGATTTTTTCCAGGTGCAGAATTATTTAACTGATCATTGGAAAATAAATAATTAA
- the pyrG gene encoding CTP synthetase has translation MAKFVFITGGVVSSIGKGIVAASLGRLLKSRDYSVSILKLDPYINVDPGTMSPYQHGEVFVTDDGAETDLDLGHYERFTDTSMSRLNSVTTGSIYQAVINKERRGDYEGGTVQVIPHITNEIKARIQRVANNTGSDVVITEIGGTVGDIESLPFMEAIRQFRKDVGKNNAIYMHVTLIPWIPAAGEMKTKPTQHSVKELRSIGIQPDVLVCRCDRPLFPGIKEKIAEFCDVEVDSVVTSLDASTIYEVPLILEQEGLAQRTLELLHLEQRQPNLDSWRNLVIKLNSSRPVINVAIVGKYIRLSDAYLSVVEALGHSAIAADCEVNLRWVSAEDIELNGAAKYLHDVNGIIVPGGFGIRGVDGKVAAIEYARTAKIPFFGLCLGMQCCAIEWGRNVAQLQDANSSEFAPDSSNPIINILPEQQDVIDLGGTMRLGTYPCRLKPDTLAYSLYQDEVIYERHRHRYEFNNAYRNLFLETGYEISGTSPDGRLVEIIEMPNHPFFLATQFHPEFLSRPNNPHPLFLGFVQAAFNQHKHSNEAELKITTPTV, from the coding sequence ATGGCTAAATTTGTCTTTATTACGGGTGGGGTAGTATCTAGTATTGGGAAAGGGATTGTCGCAGCTAGTTTGGGAAGACTATTAAAATCGCGTGACTATTCTGTATCTATTTTAAAACTTGATCCCTATATTAATGTTGACCCTGGTACGATGAGTCCCTATCAACACGGAGAAGTGTTTGTAACTGATGATGGGGCGGAGACAGATTTAGATTTAGGTCATTATGAACGTTTTACCGATACTTCTATGTCCCGTCTCAATAGTGTCACCACAGGCTCTATTTATCAAGCAGTAATTAATAAGGAAAGACGAGGGGATTATGAGGGTGGTACAGTTCAAGTAATACCCCATATTACTAATGAAATAAAAGCCAGAATTCAGCGTGTAGCTAACAATACAGGCTCGGATGTAGTGATTACAGAGATTGGGGGGACAGTAGGAGATATCGAATCATTGCCTTTTATGGAAGCAATTCGCCAATTTCGTAAAGATGTAGGCAAAAATAATGCAATATATATGCACGTTACCCTGATTCCTTGGATTCCTGCTGCTGGGGAGATGAAAACAAAACCCACCCAACACTCGGTAAAAGAATTACGTTCAATTGGAATTCAACCTGATGTTTTAGTTTGCCGTTGCGATCGCCCTTTATTTCCTGGAATTAAAGAGAAAATTGCTGAATTTTGCGATGTGGAAGTGGATTCGGTAGTTACTTCTCTCGATGCTAGTACCATTTATGAAGTACCGCTAATTTTAGAACAAGAAGGATTAGCACAACGTACTTTAGAATTGTTACATTTAGAACAGCGTCAACCAAATTTAGATTCTTGGCGCAACTTAGTAATTAAGCTCAATTCCTCTCGTCCTGTGATTAATGTGGCGATTGTGGGCAAATATATTCGTCTGAGCGATGCTTATTTATCGGTAGTAGAAGCTTTAGGACATAGTGCGATCGCTGCTGACTGTGAAGTCAATTTACGTTGGGTCAGTGCAGAAGATATAGAATTAAATGGTGCAGCCAAATATCTACACGATGTCAATGGTATTATCGTTCCTGGAGGGTTTGGTATTCGGGGGGTAGATGGTAAAGTAGCAGCCATTGAATATGCGCGGACGGCTAAAATTCCGTTTTTCGGCTTATGTTTAGGGATGCAGTGTTGCGCGATCGAATGGGGACGCAATGTTGCTCAACTTCAAGATGCTAATAGTTCTGAATTTGCTCCTGATAGTTCTAATCCGATTATTAATATTTTGCCAGAACAACAGGATGTCATAGATTTGGGTGGTACAATGCGTTTGGGTACTTATCCTTGTCGTCTAAAACCCGATACTTTAGCCTATTCTCTATATCAAGATGAGGTGATTTACGAACGTCATCGTCATCGTTATGAATTTAATAATGCCTACCGTAATTTATTTTTAGAAACAGGGTACGAAATTAGTGGCACATCTCCCGATGGACGTTTGGTAGAAATAATTGAAATGCCCAATCATCCATTTTTCCTCGCTACTCAGTTTCATCCTGAATTTCTTTCTCGTCCTAATAATCCTCATCCTCTCTTTTTAGGATTTGTGCAAGCTGCTTTTAATCAGCATAAGCATAGTAACGAAGCAGAGTTAAAAATTACCACCCCCACAGTTTAA
- a CDS encoding phosphoglycerate mutase: MSQTVWIARHANRLDFVNPEWFNTATRRYDPPLSADGLVQAAELAQRLKQESISHIFASPFLRTIQTANEVAKVLNLPIKLEAGLSEWHNPEWMSESPEIHPQDFLATAYPLIDWSYQSYLLPQYPETEIAVNQRTQATIKELITKFSTDILIVGHGASVWGAIQGLIPDAPTFKVDLCCLTKIVSEVSYDWHLDFYGDTSHLTQTQTR; encoded by the coding sequence ATGTCTCAGACAGTTTGGATAGCAAGACACGCAAACCGCCTAGATTTTGTTAATCCTGAATGGTTTAATACTGCAACTAGACGTTATGATCCGCCTTTATCAGCAGATGGTTTGGTACAAGCAGCAGAATTAGCACAAAGGCTAAAGCAAGAGAGTATTAGTCATATTTTTGCCTCTCCTTTTTTGCGTACTATTCAAACTGCTAATGAAGTAGCTAAAGTTTTAAATCTACCAATTAAGCTGGAAGCTGGTTTGAGTGAATGGCATAATCCCGAATGGATGAGCGAAAGTCCCGAAATTCATCCTCAAGATTTTTTAGCTACAGCATATCCTTTAATTGACTGGAGTTATCAATCTTATTTACTACCTCAATATCCAGAAACAGAAATTGCTGTAAATCAACGCACTCAGGCAACAATTAAAGAACTGATAACTAAATTTTCAACAGATATATTGATTGTGGGACATGGAGCATCAGTATGGGGAGCAATTCAAGGTCTAATTCCCGATGCTCCTACATTTAAAGTGGATCTTTGTTGTCTGACTAAAATAGTTAGCGAAGTCTCCTATGATTGGCATTTAGATTTTTATGGTGATACTTCTCATCTTACTCAAACTCAAACAAGATAG
- a CDS encoding rfrA pentapeptide repeat-containing protein has protein sequence MKYFRRLSAFLLLLIFLIAPSPAMAGSSSAVTPSTFSDADMSNRDFSGQVLQSVDFAKVNLEGANFTNADIRGAVFNASNLANANLTGVDFSYGFGYLTNFDGADLTNANFQESILSFSTFKGAKINGADFSFAVIDKLQIKQLCENAAGKNPKTGVDTRDSLGCS, from the coding sequence ATGAAATATTTTCGCCGACTAAGTGCATTTTTGTTACTGTTAATTTTCTTAATTGCGCCCTCACCAGCTATGGCTGGAAGTTCTTCTGCGGTCACTCCTTCTACCTTTAGTGATGCTGATATGAGTAATAGAGACTTTTCAGGTCAAGTTTTACAGAGTGTTGATTTTGCCAAAGTTAACTTAGAGGGAGCAAATTTTACTAATGCGGATATTCGAGGCGCAGTATTCAATGCTTCCAACTTAGCTAATGCTAATTTAACAGGAGTAGATTTTAGCTATGGTTTTGGTTATCTAACTAATTTTGATGGTGCAGATCTGACTAATGCTAATTTCCAAGAGTCGATTCTCTCTTTTTCGACATTTAAGGGAGCAAAAATTAACGGTGCAGATTTCTCTTTTGCCGTAATCGATAAATTACAGATCAAACAACTATGTGAAAATGCTGCGGGGAAAAATCCTAAAACTGGAGTAGATACTCGTGACTCTTTAGGTTGTAGCTAA
- a CDS encoding anthranilate phosphoribosyltransferase, whose translation MTNNNTVDFSSLLQQLLDGQSLSQTQASELMQGWLKSEIPPVLSGAILAAIQAKGVSATELAGMAQVLKAQSLQQQEIKYNQPMIDTCGTGGDGASTFNISTAVAFVAAAAGVKVAKHGNRSASSKVGSADVLEYLGVNLTAGSEKVQAALQEVGITFLFAPGWHPALKSVAPLRSTLKIRTVFNLLGPLVNPLNPTGQVIGVYDSLFLDSLASALKLLNVSNAIVLHGREKLDEAGMGDATDLVMLNQGKIIPGIINPQAFGLKAASLDELQGGGVETNATILQNVLQGKGTIAQQNAVALNASLALQVGEKIPLGEHFQGIAIAQEILASGAAWLKLEELVNFLANS comes from the coding sequence ATGACTAACAATAATACAGTGGATTTTTCCAGCCTTTTGCAACAACTATTAGATGGACAATCATTATCTCAAACTCAAGCCTCTGAGTTAATGCAGGGATGGTTAAAGTCAGAAATTCCGCCTGTGTTATCTGGGGCGATTTTGGCAGCTATTCAAGCCAAGGGAGTATCTGCGACAGAATTGGCAGGGATGGCACAGGTATTAAAAGCTCAGTCGCTGCAACAGCAGGAGATTAAATATAATCAACCAATGATAGATACTTGTGGTACAGGGGGAGACGGTGCTTCTACTTTTAATATTTCTACAGCAGTAGCCTTTGTGGCAGCAGCAGCAGGGGTTAAAGTGGCTAAACATGGTAATCGTTCGGCATCTAGTAAAGTAGGCTCTGCCGATGTTTTAGAATATTTAGGTGTGAATTTAACCGCAGGCAGTGAAAAGGTGCAAGCAGCCCTACAGGAGGTGGGAATTACCTTTTTATTTGCTCCTGGTTGGCATCCTGCGCTAAAAAGTGTTGCTCCCTTACGCAGTACTCTTAAGATTAGAACTGTGTTTAATCTTTTAGGCCCTCTAGTTAATCCTCTTAATCCCACTGGGCAGGTAATTGGGGTTTATGATAGTTTGTTTTTAGATAGTTTAGCATCTGCTTTAAAGCTGTTAAATGTGTCTAATGCCATTGTGCTGCATGGTAGAGAAAAACTTGATGAAGCTGGGATGGGGGATGCTACTGACTTAGTGATGCTCAATCAAGGTAAAATTATTCCAGGTATAATTAATCCCCAAGCATTCGGATTAAAAGCTGCTTCCTTAGATGAGTTGCAAGGAGGGGGAGTGGAAACCAATGCCACTATTTTACAAAATGTATTACAAGGAAAAGGCACGATCGCGCAACAAAATGCTGTAGCTTTAAATGCTTCTTTGGCTTTACAGGTGGGGGAAAAAATTCCTTTGGGGGAACATTTTCAAGGTATAGCGATCGCTCAAGAAATTCTGGCAAGCGGTGCAGCTTGGTTAAAATTGGAGGAATTAGTCAATTTTTTAGCTAATTCGTAG